TGTGTGGGATGTTTTTTTCTATTCTTATTACAATAATGCATATGAGAAAATTGCCATACATTTCCCGGATTTGAACCCCTCATATTATTTATTGAACGGTAAAATTTTTGTGGAATTCTTATATCGTCTAAGTTAAAGGTGAATTTACTTTTATGCTTGGTAAACATTAGTATATCATCGTGTCTAGGGGAAAACCCTTTTGTCTTCCCTACCCCTTGTGTATAAAACCAAGTTATCCATGAATTAAAATGCATATTCAATTCTTTTTCAAGTATGCTATAGATATATGATATATATCTCATACCCATAAAAATATATATAGTTCCATCATCTTTTAGTACTCTTTTTGCTTCGGTAAGCCACTGTCTTGAAAATTCTAAATACTCTTCAAATTCCAAATTATCTTTATTATTTCCATAATCTTTATTCAAATTGTATGGCGGATCTGTGACAATTAAATTAATACTTTTAGATTCAATTTTTTTAAGTTCTTCAATTGCATTTCCACAAATTATTTTTAAAGTTTTATCCATTTATTTTTAATTGCCTCTCTATAGAAATCTTCAATTGTTCTTCTGCTACTATGCAAATATTTTTTATCTAATAATTGACACATTTCCCAGGTAGTTCTTCTTTTAAAACTAA
The sequence above is a segment of the Mesomycoplasma ovipneumoniae genome. Coding sequences within it:
- a CDS encoding DNA-methyltransferase is translated as MDKTLKIICGNAIEELKKIESKSINLIVTDPPYNLNKDYGNNKDNLEFEEYLEFSRQWLTEAKRVLKDDGTIYIFMGMRYISYIYSILEKELNMHFNSWITWFYTQGVGKTKGFSPRHDDILMFTKHKSKFTFNLDDIRIPQKFYRSINNMRGSNPGNVWQFSHMHYCNKNRKKHPTQKPEALYERMILASSNENDTVLDPFVGSGTMLRVCQQTNRRGIGIEINEEYVQMCKERLEEDFTGFDSGDERIKRVPNDLNDSSIRKEYLENHKKWFLKNHQNLIKKFEDEVNKKYFHKNDN